actagtgaaatctgtttcatgaggcgtgatctacagctaattgagctaccccttgaagaCAGTCTTAATTGTTAAAGTTGGGTGGATTgcactaaaattaattaagaaactTAATTAGAAGTCATGGCACCAAGATTAGTGGTTTCGCCACCATTGTTTTGGGCACTCCTCAATCGAATATTTGGCATTTGGATCTTGCCAATAAATTATCCTCAAGCATAAAACATGTCATTagttgaaaagagaaaattaatgtAAGGAAAGGTAATAATGTGTTACCATTTCCATTTTGGATGCTAGAATCAGACCATTTATATTGGTATTTCCTTTCCTTCTGATTCTGTTTCTTACCTCTTCTTAGTATTATGTATTTGGACCACTGACTCCATATTTCAGAAATTTCCAAGCACACGATGAACTCAAGCTGCAAGCCTGCAAGCTAGGTTGGCACTTGGCAAAGACAGAAAGCAATGCAATTTATAAACCTCTTGGCTATTGCTCAGTTTCATTTACTGTATATAACTAATAAAATCCATGGGTAGTTGCTCTGTGAAAGCCCCTCATCGTACATGGTTTTCTTCCTTCTAGGAGTTCAAATCTTGCTTGCCAtgaatcattaattaaaaaaaaaaaaaaaaacttgatgcTATTGCaccaattattcataaaattgcattaagagtctgtttgagattgtgtttgagaaataaagtttttaagtcaaaaaatgtttttttttggcaatttttaagctttttagacccttaaaaacacttttaatttttttttttttttatcaaatgagtatttttttttcttcaaacagactttttgaatattaaaagtacttttaagcctgtcaaacgtaatttcaaacaaaccctaagTGGGTTAAATCGTGATTTTGAACGCATCTATTTGCAAAGACGGATTTAGGGGGGATCGGCAGTGGCCTTGgtccccccaaattacaagaaaaacaaatttttaaggccaaaaaaaaaaaaaaattgaaggtaaaaataataataatttaaggtatttttttgccaattggtTCCTCCCAAAAACTTTTTGGCCCTGAGTACCCTCCAAATTAAAAGCTGGCTCCGTTCCTACCCATTTGCCCGTGtatgttttacattattattatttttttcaaatgcactttaaatatgaaagttttatgattttttttactaaacaaaaaatacaagttTAGTCTACAAAATTAGGGGACTAAAACAGAGTCTATATAGCAATTGGGATGCGGGTGATGTATATAGATAGAACTCAAAAACTCTATGAACCACATCCACatacatgcatgatgcatgggTAGTAGTAGTACCATCAAGCCACATCACAGGAACAGAACCGCAGGGTGTAATGAACCACGTGCAGTTGTGGAGTAGTCTAGAACTAGAAGACAACCCCCCCAGTCGAAGTTACCCGTTGTGGTGACTGTTTTGGATTTTCTATTTTGCATGTGATGTCACCGATCATAAAAGATGTCCTAAATATAGGATGGTGACATTTTTAGCGTGTTTTTATTGCTATTCTCCCATCACTCTCTCtgtattattaaataaataaaaaaattcgatatatttcagtttttattatgattttttatttataaattaataggACAGTAAACATAATGTTGCCTATCAATCACAAAAACCTTATAATAAAGGTTATATGTTATATCCCAATACCATATAAATATCTTACTATTCTAATGTGGCAAGGTTTagtgacttttttttaaaaaaagcttatCTAATGACTACTAGACCCTATCACACCAGTACAGTGagaattgagaaatgctaaatattGCACATCTATCCCACCCTCATCTTTAGTGCCTATCAGtctgtgaattttttttctggttaattttttttttaacaatggttGAAGGAGCACTGCCTATTCagttagtaaaataaaagtgtagTATGTAATATTAATAGCTGATCCAAAGACTACTATATTCTATCACGTcatgtcataaaaataaaatattagtttgaTATATAGGattcctcttttttttaaaaaaaaaataaaaatcaatcgtttatgaaaaaaaaaaaaaaagagcaagaaaaaatcacaaaataagAGGGAAATATGGGAATTGAAGGGCTTGACTTGTGTCTTCTGTCACCCGTCACTGAAGTAATTGAGAGGTGGACATACAGAAGAAGCCATTGGAGCCATCAATATTGACAATAAGGACGAATATGACCCTCAATTCGGAGGTCCATGCTTGAGTATATTATCCTTATATATGTTCTCCACCTCTCAGCTATTATCTCATAATTTAAGCAAGTTTCATGTGGCTGCCAATGAATAAGAACAAGAACCAGTTGCAGAAAAATTACAAGCACAACGTTTAGGAATTTGGGACTCTCTTTCAAAACGAAATGGCCAAATAATTTGGTCATTTCATCTCATTAATTAACAGCAGGACCATTAAATAGGGGTCGGCAAAAACCCGTCCACTCAACTTCTAACCCGCGTCGGTCCGTCCGCTTTAGATAAAAGTGGGTTGTATGTCGGATATCATTTTAGATTTTCGACTAGAGTCGGATTGGAAGTAGGAAACTCAAATTGGGTGGAAATCTtgcaattagttttttttttttttttttaatagggctTATGATTAACAAGTAAAGTTGAGGAGTCCGATTGAAGTCATaaatcctattaaaaaaaacaaatagtttATGAAGCAGTGTAAAAAATTGCTAGCCCTAAATGTTTTGTGCCGGCCCTATCGGGCATGAATTGTGTCGAATAATagatataaaactatatagatcAATCATAACCCGACCTATTTAAACAGGTTAAACTCTTCGACCATAATATACTAATTCAGTGTTGAATTCATGCACGATTCGTACTTAGTATAAAAAATTGGCCACCCCTAGAATGTAGATATCATTAACACTAATTAAAGTAACCATAGAAATTGGGAGACATTTAACGGGTCTAATTAAAGgggtaagaaaaaagaaaatgtttaacCACAACTAAGTACATGAGTAGGGCTTCTATTAAAATTGGCCACCCCTAGAATGCAGATATCATAAACACTAATTAATGTAaccaaagaaaatgcttaaccactacgagtaatgctagaagtagGGCTTCTATTCTCCTTTTATTCCCTAAAAGTAATATAGTTTTTATAATTACCAATTcatcaaaattaaatagttattattccaaattcaatccacaatTTTCAGAGGCAagaggcctaaaagtgcgtcTGTACATTGGGATGGAAgtgtaaatatatatactataatcTAATTCGGATGGAATCCAAGGGCACATTGAAAGGAATCGGTGAGAGAAGTGGGAATACAAGAAATTGCATGATAAACTCGGAAACAGAGGCCAATACAAGAGGACGCTTGGCGTGGGGGTGTAACCATTTATTACCAAATGTTCACCCTCTTCAACCCCAACTCGTATATCTCCTTCCTCAATGaggaaagaaagtttttgtAGCTTGTGGAATATTACGCAGATTTTTTAGATAGAAAAACTTGAGAGGAGGAGGGAATTAATTTAATTAGGAGATCATATCAGAGAGAGATATGGGTGGAAGTTGTAACAAAAAGTGCTGGACGACATCATCGTCAGCTTCTGTCAAAGTTCTGTTGTTTATGGTTTCATTGATTGTGGTAACTGggtttgtttctgttttggGTCCTTTGTCGTCCAACTGGTACCCCTGGCTATTGAGCTCTGGTCTCCctgcctcttcttcttcttcttcttcttcttcttcttctgtaaAGTTTCCTGTTTCGTCAGTAAAAGAGAGCGAAAATCGTTTGGATTTGGTGGTGGTTGAGGTTCACAACATGGAAGAAGCTATCGCCGATGATTCTGTCGTGAACCGATCTTCTACTCCTCCACACGCCATGGAACCTCTACAAACACAGACTGTAAGCAGCTAGCTACAACTCTTTCTCTTTTCAGCTTTTCTTTTTGCCCCTTTTCTCAATTCCATTCTTTTCTCAAGATTATACTGACAAGGATTATCAGCTGAAACTCTATGATTTTCATCTTCCACCACCTATTTTAATATTGGCTTTGTTATATGTCATTTTCCATGTCATCTACTGCAAATTAGCTTgagatcattattttttttttttttttttcctcctttgaATTTCTATTGGGAAAACTTATTGTGAttttagttttctatttttaaagaaaagcacTTTGTTTATACTAAAAGATGTGTATTCCTCCATGACGTGGCATATTGGTTTTGCACCCCCGAAGTAGTAAATGGAAGGAGAGACCTTTTAGTGATCTGTCCTTTAACTTTTGGCCTCATCAATTTAAGTAATTTGTAGATggaacaatttttatttttatttttttaattgggtccaatttaattaattaaaccgACATGAATAATTTCCTCCAAAATTGAGAGAACTTTGTGATTACACATTTATGAGTTTTATAGACATTAATGATTATTAtatcaaaaaattttcattgaatCCATATTTTAGTGAGTTTTTAACCAAGAATTAGTTAAACAGAATGGTACTAAGGAAGATATGGATTATACTCCCATGAGTGGATCCAGCAATAATATTGTTCCTCCCATGAATGAATCTGATCATGTCCCACTCTTGAAAGCCAGAAGAGATCACACCAACCTTGATAGAATTGAAGCTGGTCTCAGAAGAGCTCGAGCTGCAATAAAAGAAGCAAAACAGGGGAACCGAACTCAAGATCCTGACTTTGTCCCCAGTGGTCCGATGTATAGGGATGCCAATGCCTTTCACAGGTACGGCAATCGAggtttatcaaaattttcctcAATCTTGTCTTGTTCTGCTTACTAATGGGGTAGCAATTGTTTGTCTGTCTGCAACAGGAGCTACTTGGAAATGGAAAAGCAGTTCAAGATCTTTGTCTATGGAGAAGGGGAGCCCCCAGTGTTTCATAATGGTCCCTGCAAGAGCATTTACTCTACAGAAGGGAATTTCATATATGGGATTGAGATGAACAACCAGTTCAGAACCAGGGATCCTGAGAAAGCACATGTTTTCTTCCTTCCCTTCAGTGTGGCAATGCTGGTCCGATTTGTCTACGTTCGTGACTCCCATGATTTTGGTCCGATTAAAAGGACTGTCATAGATTATGTCAATATCATTTCAAAAAAGTACCCCTATTGGAATCGAAGCCTAGGAGCAGATCATTTCATGCTTTCTTGCCACGATTGGGTGAGTACATTGCTCTGCCTATTCGTTTTATAttaaaagtattgattaagtaattaaatttatctctttttatcaattcaagtttttaagaaaacgggtgatttaatatatataagatccAGAGGTTCTGAGATTGAACTTTAACTTGATCAAATCATCCCTTGACGTGAGATTATTGATTAAggaattaaatttacctctttttataagcttaaattttttggataactggtaatttaacattctCTCATATGcaatttattcttttgtttcaGGGGCCAGAAGCTTCCCGTTCCACTCTTCACCTATACAAAAACTCCATTAGAGTTCTGTGCAATGCTAACACATCTGAGGGATTCAACCCCGCCAAGGATGTGTCGTTTCCAGAGATCAATCTCCGAACGGGTTCGATACACGGATTTCTTGGCGGGCCGTCTGCGTCCCATCGTCCGGTCTTGGCTTTCTTTGCCGGAGGGCTCCACGGTCCTGTTAGACCCGTGCTTCTTGAGCACTGGGAGAACAAAGATGAGGATTTAAGGGTGCATAGATACCTCCCAAAAGGCGTATCCTACTATGACATGATGAGAAAGAGCAAGTACTGCATTTGCCCAAGTGGGTACGAGGTTGCAAGCCCAAGAGTTGTGGAGGCCATTTATGCCGGGTGTGTTCCGGTGCTGATTTCCGACCACTATGTTCCACCATTCAGTGATGTGTTGAACTGGAAGTCATTCTCCGTTGAGGTTCCGGTGAAGGATATTCCAAACTTGAAGAAGATACTAATGGATATTTCTCCAAGGCAGTATATAAGAATGCAGAGGAGGGTAGTGCAGGTGAGGAGGCACTTTGAGGTTCAGTATCCACCCAAGCGATTTGATGTGTTTCACATGGTGCTTCACTCTGTGTGGCTCAGAAGAATGAATGTTAGGGTCCATAATGATGTCGATTTGTTGTGACCATAACACTAATTTGTTTAGAATTTCTAATTATCATAACCACAGAGGGGTAGGCAACTCTTACCTTGAagctaaataata
Above is a genomic segment from Corylus avellana chromosome ca9, CavTom2PMs-1.0 containing:
- the LOC132162637 gene encoding probable glycosyltransferase At5g03795; this translates as MGGSCNKKCWTTSSSASVKVLLFMVSLIVVTGFVSVLGPLSSNWYPWLLSSGLPASSSSSSSSSSSVKFPVSSVKESENRLDLVVVEVHNMEEAIADDSVVNRSSTPPHAMEPLQTQTNGTKEDMDYTPMSGSSNNIVPPMNESDHVPLLKARRDHTNLDRIEAGLRRARAAIKEAKQGNRTQDPDFVPSGPMYRDANAFHRSYLEMEKQFKIFVYGEGEPPVFHNGPCKSIYSTEGNFIYGIEMNNQFRTRDPEKAHVFFLPFSVAMLVRFVYVRDSHDFGPIKRTVIDYVNIISKKYPYWNRSLGADHFMLSCHDWGPEASRSTLHLYKNSIRVLCNANTSEGFNPAKDVSFPEINLRTGSIHGFLGGPSASHRPVLAFFAGGLHGPVRPVLLEHWENKDEDLRVHRYLPKGVSYYDMMRKSKYCICPSGYEVASPRVVEAIYAGCVPVLISDHYVPPFSDVLNWKSFSVEVPVKDIPNLKKILMDISPRQYIRMQRRVVQVRRHFEVQYPPKRFDVFHMVLHSVWLRRMNVRVHNDVDLL